DNA from Borreliella garinii:
GTCATAACATGGGTATGAGTACCAACTACACCTGTTACAAAACCATTTAAAAAATATCCAAAACTTTCTTTTTCATAATTACTCTCAGCATGGAAATCTACAAAAATGGTTCTAACCTTATTGCTGAGCATATTGACCAATTTTTTTGTATTATCAAAAGGATTCTTAACAATAAAATTCATATTTAAAACCCCTTGAACATTAATCACAGCAACCTTTTCATCTCTAATAGTTAAAAAACAATAACCATGACCATCTAACAAATCTGAAAAATTATTTGGCCTTAAAATATATGTTTGCTTATTTAAATAGTCATTTATTTTGTAATTAGAATATACATGATTGCCAGTAGTAATAACATTAACACCCGATCTAAAAAGATTGTTTGCTATTTCTGGAGTTATTCCAAAACCGTTTGACGAATTTTCTCCATTAGCAATTACCAAGTCTATTCTATATCTGTTCTTAATATTTTTAAGATTAAAAAAAACTTTTTTTAATCCACTCTCACCTATTATATCCCCAATTATCAAGGTTTTAATAGTGCTATCTTGCATATTCAATAACTCTAGTTTCACGAATAATTGTAACTTTAATTTTTCCAGGATATCTCATTTCAGCTTCTATCTTCTTAGCAATGTCTCTTGCAAGTAAAATTGATTTTTCATCATTAACCAACACATTGTCAACAATAATTCTAACTTCACGACCAGCTTGAATCGCATAACATTTTTGAACACCTTCAAAACTATATGCAATATCTTCAAGTCTTTTAAGTCTATTTATATAGTTATTTAAACTTTCTCGCCTTGCTCCCGGACGAGATGCTGAAATGGCGTCTGCTATTTGAACAACAATAGCCTCAAGACTCTCGGGTTTCACTTCATTATGATGAGCAGCAATGGCATTGACAACAATTTCGCTCTCTCCACAACTTTGAGCAAGTTCAGCACCAGTAATAGCGTGTCCCTCGCTATTCTCAGAAATACTTTCCATCCCTTTCCCAATATCATGTAAAAGGCATGCTCTTTTTACTACAATAGGATCTAATTTCATCTCTTTAGCTAAAATTTCTCCTATTATGGCCGTTTCTTTAGAATGGCTTAAAACATTTTGACCATAACTACTTCTAAAATAAAGCCTTCCCAACCCTCTAATAAGCCTCTTATCAAGCCCATGTATATTAAGATCAAAAACTACTTTCTCGCCTTCTTCTTGAATAATACCATTTATCTCATTGGTAACATTATATACAACTTCTTCAATCCTAGCAGGATGAATTCTGCCATCTGTAACAAGTCTTTCTAAAGTCCTCTTAGCAAGCTCTTTTCTTATTGGATCAAAACAAGAAATAACAACAGCCTCA
Protein-coding regions in this window:
- the rny gene encoding ribonuclease Y, giving the protein MTYIIFSSIFAGFILGFLVRVFLGRLSLLDLEKNLTKVRVESQLEIENERKQIIANAKSQMLKEKNQQDRDIRDRKNEIVNLEKRLLQREETLDKRISALDKQQSRVDFKIKEFEQKEKAIREKEADLVKRLENISGLTREDARKIVIEKVEHESRRDAQLIINKSEQEAQLLADKVAKDILVSTMQRIVTEVSSEFTVASVELPNDEMKGRIIGKEGRNIRALETLIGADIIIDDTPEAVVISCFDPIRKELAKRTLERLVTDGRIHPARIEEVVYNVTNEINGIIQEEGEKVVFDLNIHGLDKRLIRGLGRLYFRSSYGQNVLSHSKETAIIGEILAKEMKLDPIVVKRACLLHDIGKGMESISENSEGHAITGAELAQSCGESEIVVNAIAAHHNEVKPESLEAIVVQIADAISASRPGARRESLNNYINRLKRLEDIAYSFEGVQKCYAIQAGREVRIIVDNVLVNDEKSILLARDIAKKIEAEMRYPGKIKVTIIRETRVIEYAR
- a CDS encoding TIGR00282 family metallophosphoesterase; this translates as MQDSTIKTLIIGDIIGESGLKKVFFNLKNIKNRYRIDLVIANGENSSNGFGITPEIANNLFRSGVNVITTGNHVYSNYKINDYLNKQTYILRPNNFSDLLDGHGYCFLTIRDEKVAVINVQGVLNMNFIVKNPFDNTKKLVNMLSNKVRTIFVDFHAESNYEKESFGYFLNGFVTGVVGTHTHVMTKDERILSKGTAYISDVGMTGGLNSVIGFNPDISLKGLLEYTPLRAEVVEDDTILQGVIITSNLKTGRALKIERIQK